DNA from Chitinophagales bacterium:
AGGCTATCATTTATTTGCTCCGTTCGATAGATGTAATTGAAATTTAAACTATTGGCTTGATTAAATTTATTATTCCAGTTTAAAAAATAATTTTGCCAGAGAAAACCATTTCTTTGTAAGGTATTTTCTCCAATTTTAGTTCGATTGATTTCATGAAAAAATCCAACTTCAATACTTGACCTCTGTGGAAGTAGAAAATAGCGTATACCAGCTTTGGGTCTATAAAATATAGTAGAAGTATCCGAACGTCCGGAGCTAACTAAGTTTTGATTCGTGTAAAATAGCCAATTACCAGGACTCCACTGCAGATCTGCAAAAGATTGCAGACCATTCAATGAATTTGGTATATAAAATAAATTTCCTCCTAATCTCGATTTAACAGTGCGGCTGGAATAACCTATAGACAAAGTAGTAAGAGATTGTTCTACCTCATTTCGAATAGGTAGATTCAAGCCCCAATCGCGTTGAAATTCATTATTGCGATAACGTGTTAAGGGGCTAAAATGTGTGCTAGTATATTCTTGTTCTACTTCTAGATTTAAACTTTTATGACTATCAATTACATACGTTGCCTTATGATTAATCAGCATACCAATGCCTTTATTTTCATTATCTTGAATTTCACTAAAGGTATTGAGATCATTACTTGTATAGGAAATTTCTGCACGAGTTATTTGTTGATTATTCCATTTATAAACTCCCCCAGATGTCCACTGTAGGTGCGTTTTCGGAGTGGTAATCCTTAATGATGGTTCATAATTTCCCTGTAGAACGCCATTGATAGGAGCTACCCATTGATAGACGGAACCATTCGCTGCCGTTGATTTTAGAATATAATTCCCACGATTTAAGCCCACCTGAGTAAACAAGACCTGATAAACATTTTCTTGCTTGGTTTCTGCCCATTTATAAATAGTATAAGTTATTCCCATAGCAGTAGTATCCGATTTCAGATAAGAGACACGACTAGGGTCCCAAACAATCTCTGTTTCAGCATTTATAAAGGCGGAGTCTAATTTATTGCCAATACTACTCAGTCGCTGTGCCATCTCTTTCGACCTTGATTCCCCAAAAATCAAAGATTTATTTTTATCGTCATTTTCAGTAAACATCTGTGAGTAGATCTCATATTTTGGGTGCACTAATCTGGCATTCGCTTCAAGGGAATATCTAAAGAAACTCCTGTCAGAATATTGAAATTCTATGACGATTCTCAGGTCTTTTGTGATTAATCGATTAGGTGTGAATACTACTTCACCGACGTTATAATTTATCACATAATCATGCTCGACACCCCGTTTCATAAGTTGTCCATTTATAAACACTTTCTCTGTTCCTGCTATGATAATGATAAAGGTTTCACCATTATTTCCTATAAGCTTGTAAGGACCTTGGTTATTCTCTTCTGCCTGAAAAACATTTCTACTAAAAGTACCTCTCGTGAGTGCGGCACTAGCCCCTAATTGCAAAGTTGATTTTGCGCCTATTGGAAAACTTGTCTGGTAGCGTATTCCCTGAAGTTTTCTATCAAATCTCATCATTCGATAATAAGATTCGTTGGATATATCGAAATCGCCAAGAATTATTTTATGGCTATCTTTTTTTAACTGAATAAAAATGCGATCAAATTCCTGTATAGAAGCAGAGTTACCTTCTGGTTGAATAGGAATGTTTGCGTCCGTCATAGTAGCATTTATTTCTAATCCATTCGATAGCTTTCCATTGATATTCAAGTTAAAGCCAGAGTTTAATGCTGCATCCTGGCGGCTACCTACAGTAATCCCTCGAACAAAAGAGCCACTATATTCTAATTCATTTGAAGATTCTACTTCGCCCGTATAGTTGACATCTTCTCTATATAAAACGGAATTTCCATTCAATCCGCTATGTTTTTTACTTCCTAGTAACCTCAGACTTGTCAATCGAAGAGGTAAAACTCTATAAGTAATTAAAATGGAATCTGAAAAATACTTAGAAGATATAATTATATTGGAACGTGAATTTAGCTCAAAGAAAGATATATCGACCTTCTGCCCTTGATAGGTAATATATATGCTTCCTGGAATAATAGGTTGGTCATCAATAAAAGCAGAATCACGAAGTAAGATAGTTTTTTGACGCAAACTACTGAGATCATAACGCTGTTGAGACTTTACGACAATTGAAAAAAATACGACAACCGCCAAAAGAAGTAAGCGTTTCTTAGGTATTGAAATGGAAGTATCGAAAAATAAAAGCTGCAATTTCAGTTATTGAATACGATATTGTTAATCACAAATTTGATGAAAATTTAACTATTAAACGTAAAAAGGGGAATAAGATTGGGATAAAAGGTTATCTTTCCTTTAACTTTACATATATCTCAGTCAACCAAAAACCCAAAAAAATCCATCCTAAAACAGCAGGATAGAAAAAGAGACGCATGACATTATCTTGCTCATAGACATTAAAACCGGGGTTCCCTCCATTTCCTGGATGTAGGGAATCATTGATGCGAGGAAGTATCCAGATAAATACCATATAAATCGTGAACGAGAAAATATTATAGACTGCTGCTAATTTAGCCCGCTTGATCTCATCTTCTAAACTACCACGCAATATAAAATAAGCCAAATATGCTAGCATACCAATTGCTGCACCGTTTAATTTTGGGTCATTGGTCCAGAAAGCTCCCCAGGTATATCTAGCCCAGATCATACCTGTCAAAATACCCAAGACGCCAAAAATACTAGCCACACCTGCACTGATAGAGGCTTTTTTATCATGAACTATTTTTCCAGAAGATAAAAAGATAATAGAATGTATTAAACTATAAATCAACAATGCCATCATAGTAAACCACATAGGTACATGGTAGAATAGATTTCTTATAGATTCCTTTAAAATGGTCCTATTAGGAAAACTCCAGTGAAACTTCTTTTCTGGAATTTGAATAGCTTCCGTTAGCGGCAAATTTTGACTACCAATAATCGTATCTATATAGAAGGCGGAAAAATAACGCAACCCTCCCCATGTCTGAGTATGACAAACCAAGTCTAGCACATCTCCCTTTTGAAATTCTTTGAACATATTTGGGTGAGGAAAGGCTAATTGATAACCACAATCTTTCTTTACTATAGTTGTTGGCTTTATTATAAGTTTACTAGTATCGCCAAGTACTGATTTTTTAAGATAAAATAGACTGATATCTTCATTTAATTTCGGAACAAAAATATCTACAAAAAGATTACTATCTTTTGATCTATAGTCTAACTTCTCAATATTGGGAGAGAGGGGCAACAAAAGACCTCCTAATAAGCTATAGCCAATTAAAAAAACGCAGAAAAAACGTAAAATAGGTTGTTTTAAAAAAATCATTCACGCCAAATATAAGGATACAAAATTACAGACAAAACCACCATAATGAGATTAAAACCTATTAAAATAGTCAGATTTATCCAAAAATTATCACTTGTAGTGCTAAAAAAAGCTTCTTTAGACAATCTTGAAACCAATGTTATCAAAGGAATACATAACGGAAAACCAAGTATAGAGGTCAATACAGCATTATTTTTTAGTCCTTTGGATAAAGCAGTAGTTAAAGTAAATAATATGGCAAATGAGCTACTGCCTAATGCTATTGAAAGCAGAATCAAACCATAATTTTCTACAGGACTTCCAAACCACAGTGTAAAAATAAAATAAGTCAGAGCCGCTGTGATAAGGGCATAAAGTGTATGAAAAAATAATCGCGCTAAAATAAAATGAACCGGATGAATAGTCGTATAGTAATAAAGGTAAAGCCCTTCCGATTCTTTACTAAATTGGGCTATGAGTTCATTGATAGAGGTAAATAAAACAATTACCCAGAAAATAACATTCCAGTATTTAACCTCCATCTTAACCAAGGCACCCTGAGTATTGAGCAGGAAATAAAGTAAGTATGTAATAGCGAATACATAAAGCACAATACTAAGGAAGGATAAGCGCTGCCTAAATTCACGCTGAAAGTCATATTTAA
Protein-coding regions in this window:
- the ccsA gene encoding cytochrome c biogenesis protein CcsA; amino-acid sequence: MIFLKQPILRFFCVFLIGYSLLGGLLLPLSPNIEKLDYRSKDSNLFVDIFVPKLNEDISLFYLKKSVLGDTSKLIIKPTTIVKKDCGYQLAFPHPNMFKEFQKGDVLDLVCHTQTWGGLRYFSAFYIDTIIGSQNLPLTEAIQIPEKKFHWSFPNRTILKESIRNLFYHVPMWFTMMALLIYSLIHSIIFLSSGKIVHDKKASISAGVASIFGVLGILTGMIWARYTWGAFWTNDPKLNGAAIGMLAYLAYFILRGSLEDEIKRAKLAAVYNIFSFTIYMVFIWILPRINDSLHPGNGGNPGFNVYEQDNVMRLFFYPAVLGWIFLGFWLTEIYVKLKER
- a CDS encoding heme exporter protein CcmB encodes the protein MTTAILALIKYDFQREFRQRLSFLSIVLYVFAITYLLYFLLNTQGALVKMEVKYWNVIFWVIVLFTSINELIAQFSKESEGLYLYYYTTIHPVHFILARLFFHTLYALITAALTYFIFTLWFGSPVENYGLILLSIALGSSSFAILFTLTTALSKGLKNNAVLTSILGFPLCIPLITLVSRLSKEAFFSTTSDNFWINLTILIGFNLIMVVLSVILYPYIWRE